In Deltaproteobacteria bacterium, the DNA window GGAACTCGGTCGCAGCGCCAAAGGCGGCAACGCCATTTCGTTTACCCATGTCGACGAAGCGGTGCCGAAAAAAGCCCTGGATGAGCTCCTCGCGCTGCCGCAAATCGTCTCCGCCGAGCTGGTCAAACTGTAATTCGGTTTCGGGTTTCGAGTTCAGGGTTTCGAGTTCGAACCCGAAACGCGAAACCCGAAACGCGAAACGGAATTCAAAATGTCCAACGTTGCAATCATCGGCGCCCAGTGGGGCGACGAAGGCAAAGGGAAGGTCGTCGACCTGTTTACCCAGGACGCCGATATCATCGTGCGCTTCCAGGGCGGCAACAACGCCGGCCATACGCTGGTCGTGGAAGGCAAGAAGACCGTTCTCCATTTGATACCTTCGGGCGCGCTGCACCCCAATAAACTTTGCGTCATCGGTAACGGCGTCGTGGTCGATCCGGAAATCTTGATCGAAGAAATCGACGCGCTCAAAGCCCAGGGCCATCTCGCCAACGATACTCAGATCCGCATCAGCGAGCAGGCCCATGTGATCATGCCCTATCACAAGGCCATCGACCTGGCGCGCGAAAGATTGCGTGGCAAGGGCAAGATCGGCACCACCGGGCGCGGCATCGGCCCGGCCTACGAGGATAAGATCGCGCGCATAGGCATTCGCTTTGTCGACCTGCTCGAAGAAGACACGTTTCGCGAGAAGCTCGAACGCAACATCGAAGAGAAGAACTTTTATTTGAAAGCGATTCTCAAAGAGAAGACCCTCGACTTCGACGAGATCCACGACAGCTATTGCCAATATCGCGACAAGCTCAAACGCTACGTAACGAACACTGGTCTGTTGCTCGACGAGCAGATCCGCGCCGGCAAGCGCGTGCTCTTCGAAGGCGCCCAGGGCACCTTGCTCGACGTCGACCATGGCACCTATCCCTACGTCACCTCGTCGAGCACGATCACCGGCGGCGCCTGCTCAGGTTCCGGCGTCGGACCGCAGCACATTCAGCAGATCATCGGCATTTCGAAGGCCTACACCACGAGAGTGGGCAGCGGGCCGTTTCCGACCGAGCTAGATGGGCCCGATGGCGAGACGCTGCGGCGCGAAGGCGCCGAATTCGGCGCCACCACCGGCCGCTCGCGCCGCTGCGGCTGGTTCGACGCCGTCGGCGTCCGCCACGCGGTGCGCATGAACGGCCTCACCGGCGTCGCGCTCACCAAGCTCGATGTACTGACCGGGTTCAAAAAAAT includes these proteins:
- a CDS encoding adenylosuccinate synthase; translation: MSNVAIIGAQWGDEGKGKVVDLFTQDADIIVRFQGGNNAGHTLVVEGKKTVLHLIPSGALHPNKLCVIGNGVVVDPEILIEEIDALKAQGHLANDTQIRISEQAHVIMPYHKAIDLARERLRGKGKIGTTGRGIGPAYEDKIARIGIRFVDLLEEDTFREKLERNIEEKNFYLKAILKEKTLDFDEIHDSYCQYRDKLKRYVTNTGLLLDEQIRAGKRVLFEGAQGTLLDVDHGTYPYVTSSSTITGGACSGSGVGPQHIQQIIGISKAYTTRVGSGPFPTELDGPDGETLRREGAEFGATTGRSRRCGWFDAVGVRHAVRMNGLTGVALTKLDVLTGFKKIPICTAYRYQGKTIDEFPASSKVMQGVEPVYEEMAGWDATLDNVRKFADLPASVQKYVKRIEEVIGTEIILVSVGPGREQTILLKNPFN